From the genome of Labedella gwakjiensis:
GGTCGAGCCAGCGCATCTCCGTCTCCGCGTCCATGACGAGTCCGTCGCGAAGGAGGCCCCACGCCACCTCCTCCGCGCTCCCGCCCTCGCCGCCGAACACCGAGCGCTCGAGCTCGTCGAGACGGGCGGTCGTCGCCGAGCGCTGCGCGGCCACGACCGCTGCGGCGTCCACGCCGGGCAGCGTCGATGCGATCGCGACCTTCACGGCGAGTTCGTCCCGGGTGCCCGTCGTCGGTCGGACGGGTTCCGTGAACCAGTCGGTGACGGCGGACCGTCCATCGATCGTGATCTCCCAGTAGAGATGCCCCTCTGCATCCGTCTCGCCCCGCCGGACGAGTCCATCGCGCTCGAGACGCTCGAGCGTCGTGTAGATCTGTCCGACGTTGAGGGGCCACGTCGAGCCGGTGCGCCGATCGAACTCCGCGCGGAGCTGGTAGCCGTAGCAGGGCCCCACGGCGAGGATGGCGAGGAGGCTCTGGCGGACGGTCATTGATCTCCGGGGATCGGGCTCGGACGGAGCCTGCGGGTGGGGACATACGGATCATATGCATACCCGGTAGGTGCTCGCGGGAGACCCGTCGCGCGCCGTCCACGCGTGCCGCCGTCAGCTCAGGAATCCGCGGAGGAGGGCTGCCGACCCGTCGAGGTGCTCGGCCATCGCGGCGCCGGCGCCCTCGACGTCGCCCGTGAGGATCGCGATGGTGATCGTCTCGTGCTGCTCGTTCGAGTGACGGATGTTGCGGTCGAGGAGAGGGATGCCGTCGAGGAGCCGATTGACGCGCATCCGGTTGTCCGCGAGGGCGGGGAGGAGCGAGGGGGATCCCGTGAGCTCGCCGATCACGAGGTGGAGGCGCGAGTCGAGTCGCCGGTAGTCGTCCCCCGTCGCGGATCGAGATTCCCGGAGGCTCGACCAGAGGAGCTCACGCTCTGCAGCGGTGAGTGTGCGCGCGGCCGCTGCCCGCGCCGCGCCCACCTCCAGGATGGAACGGAACACGAGGGCGTCCTCGATCTCGGCGCTCGACGGCCGCACGCCGGGCTCCTCGGACGGTGCTCCGGCCGGTTCGGGCAGGCTCTCGCTCACGAACGTCCCGCCGTAGCGACCCCGCCGGGAGACGAGGTAGCCGGCCTCCGCGAGCGAGGTGATCGCTGCGCGCACCGTGTCGCGGCTCACGGCGAGACGGGTGGCGAGGTCCCGCTCGGACGGGAGCGCCTCGCCGGGAGCGACGAGACCGAGCCGGATCGTCTGCAGGAGCCGGCTCACTGTCTCCTCGAAGGCGTTCTGCTCCCGGACCGGGCGGAGGACGGCATCCTCCGCCGTCACCCCGTCGGCGGGGGAAACGTCGACGGGGTCCGTCACAGCGGCGTCACGTACGCGCTGCCGATCCCGCCGTCCACGGAGAAGGTCGAGGCGGTGATGAAGGACGCGTCGTCGCTCGCGAGGAAAGCGACGGCGGCCGCGAGCTCCTCGGCCTCGGCGAACCGGCCCATGGGCACGTGGACGAGACGTCGGGCAGCGCGTTCCGGGTCGGACGCGAAGAGCTCCTGCAGCAGCGGAGTGTTGACGGGCCCTGGGCAGAGGGCGTTCACGCGGATCCCCTGGCGCGCGAACTGCACTCCGAGCTCGCGAGTGAGGGCCAGGACACCGCCCTTCGACGCCGTGTACGAGATCTGCGACGTCGCGGATCCGAGGAGCGCGACGAACGACGCCGTGTTGATGATCGAGCCGGATCGCTGGCGCACCATGTGGCGGAGGGCGGCACGCGAACAGAGGTAGACGGAGGTGAGGTTCACATCCTGAACGCGCTGCCACGCCGGCAGCTCGGTGGTCTCGATCGAGTCGTCGTCTGCCGGCGAGATGCCGGCGTTGTTGAACGCGATGTCCACACGACCGTGCGTCTCGGCCGTCCCGTCGAAGAGCGCGTCGACCGACTCCTGGTCCGCGACGTTCGTGGCGACGAAGGAACCGCCCACCTCCTCGGCCGCCGCGGCTCCGGCGGCCTCGTCGAGATCCGCGATCACGACGGTCGCGCCCTCGGCGGCGAAGCGTCTGGCCGTCGCGAGCCCGATGCCGCTCCCGCCTCCCGTGACGACGGCGATGCGACCACCGAGTCGTGCGGTCAGGTCGATGCGGTCGATGGTCATGTCGTCTCCTCGGATGGTGCGGATGCTGATGGTGCGGTTGTCGATGGTGATGGGGTCGATGGCGGGGCGTCGTCGATCGCGAAGAAGACGTTCTTCGTCTCGGTGAACGCGAGAGGCGCGTCCGGGCCGAGCTCGCGCCCGACACCGGAGTGCTTGAATCCGCCGAACGGAGTCGAGTAGCGGACGGACGAGTGCGAGTTGACCGAGAGGTTGCCCGACTCCACCGCGCGCGAGACGCGGACGGCGCGCGAGAGGTCCCGTGTCCAGATCGAACCCGAGAGTCCGTACGGCGAGTCGTTCGCGAGCCCGATCGCGTCGGCCTCGTCGTCGAACGGGACGACGGAGACGACGGGGCCGAAGATCTCCTCGCGGAACGCGCGGTCGGTCCGCGAGGGGAGAAGGACCGTCGGAGGGAACCAGAAGCCGTCGCCCGATGGGGCGGAACCGCGGAACGCCACGGGTGCGCCCGCCGGCACGAAGCCCTCGACCTTTGAGAGGTGCTGCCGCGAGACGAGCGGTCCCATCTCGGTGCTCTCGTCGAGCGGGTCTCCGACCGCCACGGCTGCGACGGCGGGCTCGAGAAGCTCGAGGAAGCGATCGAGGACGGAGCGCTCCACGAGGATCCGGCTGCGCGCGCAGCAGTCCTGACCCGCGTTCTCGAACACGCCGGACGGTGCCGTGCGTGCGGCGCGCTCGAGGTCGGAGTCCGCGAAGACGATGTTCGCGCTCTTGCCTCCGAGTTCGAGCGTCACCTGCTTCACCTGCTCGGCCGCGAGCGCCATGACCCGCTTCCCCGTCGCGGTCGATCCCGTGAACACGACCTTGCGAACATCCGGGTGCGTCACGAGGCGCTCGCCGACGACGGGTCCGAGCCCCGGGAGCACCTGGAAGAGGTGCTCGGGGAGCCCGGCCTCGAGCGCGATCGCCGCAAGCCGCAGCGACGTGAGAGGCGTCCATTCCGCGGGTTTCAGCACCACGGCGTTGCCTGCGGCGAGCGCGGGGGCGAACGCCCAGGAGGCGATCGTCATCGGGAAGTTCCAGGGGGTGATGACGCCGACGACGCCCACGGGATCGTGGAACGTGATGTCGAGGCCTCCGGCGACGGGGATCTGTGCGCCCGCGAGCCGTTCGGGGGCCGCGGCGTAGTACTGGAGGACGTCGCGCACGTGGCCGGCCTCCCAGCGCGCCTGACCGATGGGGTGACCGGAGTTGGTCGCCTCGAGGCCGGCCAGTTCCTCGATAGCGGCGTCGACGGCGCCCGCGAACGAGCGCAGGGCCGCTGCCCGATCCGCGGGCGCGCGGCGCGCCCACTCCCGCTGGGCGACGAGAGCCCGGGCCACGGCCTCGTCGGTCTCCTCGATCGACGTCGAGGGGACGTCGGCGAACGTCCGTCCCGTCGCGGGGTTCACGAGGGCGGTCGTCATGCTGGTGCTCCTTCGGTGGATGCCGCGGTCACGAGCGCGGCGAACAAGCGGGGGTCGGCGAGGTCCTCCTCGGGGTGCCACTGCACCGCGACGACGAAGCGCGAGTCGGGCGCCTCGATCGCCTCGATCACACCGTCGGAGGTGACCGCGGACCTCACGAGTCCGGCGCCGAGCTCATCGATCGCCTGGTGGTGGTACACCGTGGCGGTGACGGAGCCGCCGAGGATCGCCGCCAGTCGTGTCGCGGGGGCGACCTCCGCCTCGACGGTCGAGAAGATGCCGCCGCCGAGCTGATAGCGCTCGTGCCCGACGACGTCGGGGAGGTGCTGGTGGAGGGAGCCGCCGCGCAGGACGTTCAGCACCTGTGCGCCCCGGCAGATCCCGAGGACGGGCAGGTCGACCTCGAGCGCATGCTCGAGGAGCGCGAACTCCCATGCGTCGCGGTCACGTCGTGGCTCGTCGGTGAGGGCGTGCGCCGACTGACCGTACCGAGCGGGATCCACGTCCTTGCCTCCCGTGAGGACGAGCCCGTCGAGGCCGTCGATCACGCGCGCGAGACTCGCGGGGTCGACCGGCTGCGGTGGCAGGAGCACGACGGTGCCGCCGGCTCGCGTGACCGACTCGATGTAGGCGTTCGGGAGGAAGGACGCCGGCGTGTCCCACACGCCGCACGACGCCTGCTCGAGGTACGTCGTGACCCCGATGACGGGACGGCGTGATTCAGAGTCGTTCGAAACCACGGACCCGCTCCCAGTCGGTGACGGCGGAGTCGAACGCGCGTTGCTCGACCGCCGCGGCGTTCAGGTAGTGGGCGACGACCTCCTCGCCGAACGCCTCCTTCGCCACGTCGGACGCCGCGAAGAGCTCGGCCGCCTCGCGAAGGGTCGACGGCACGCGCTCGGCGTCGCTCTCGTACGCGTTGCCCGCGAGCGGGTCGCCGAGCTCGAGCTCCTGGTCGATCCCGTGCAGCCCGCCGGCGATGAGTGCGGCGACGGCCAGGTACGGGTTCACGTCGCCGCCCGGCACGCGGTTCTCCATCCGCATGGACGGTCCGTGACCGACGACGCGAACGGAGCACGTGCGGTTGTCGAAGCCCCAGGCCACAGCGGTCGGAGCGAAGCTGCCGTCCGCGTAGCGCTTGTACGAGTTGATGTTGGGCGCGAGGAAGAGCGTCAGCTCGCGGAGGGTCGCGAGCTGACCGGCGACGAAGTGCCGGAAGAGTCGGGACATGCCGTCGGGCTCCGCGTCGTCGGCGAAGACGAACGACCCGTCGGTCCCGCGGAGCGACAGGTGGATGTGGCAGCTGTTCCCCTCCCGCTCGTTGAACTTGGCCATGAAGGTGAGGCTCTTCCCGTGTGCCTCCGCGATCTCCTTCGCCCCGTTCTTGTAGACGGAGTGGTTGTCGCACGTGCCGAGGGCATCGGTGTAGCGGAAGGCGATCTCCTGCTGGCCGAGATTGCACTCTCCCTTGACGCCCTCGCAGTACATGCCGGCGCCGTCCATGCTCACGCGGATGTCGCGCAGGAGGGGCTCCATGCGTGTGGACGCCTGGAGCGCGTAGTCGATGTTGTAGTCGGTGGCGGGGGTGAGGTCGCGGTAGCCCCGCTTCCAGGCCTCGCGGTAGCCGTCGTCGAACACGATGAACTCGAGTTCCGTGCCCACGAACGGTGCGAGTCCCCGTTCGGCGAGCCTCTCGATCTGGCGCTGCAGGATGCGCCGGGGCGACTGCTCGACGGCCCTCTCGTCGAGCCAGTGGAGGTCGGCGGTCACGAGCGCGGTGCCGCGCAGCCACGGGGTGAGACGGAGGGTGTCGAGGTCGGGGATCATCGCCATGTCGCCGTATCCCGTCTCCCAGCTCGACATCGAGTAGCCCGCGACGGTGTTCATCTCGACGTCGA
Proteins encoded in this window:
- a CDS encoding PadR family transcriptional regulator codes for the protein MTVRQSLLAILAVGPCYGYQLRAEFDRRTGSTWPLNVGQIYTTLERLERDGLVRRGETDAEGHLYWEITIDGRSAVTDWFTEPVRPTTGTRDELAVKVAIASTLPGVDAAAVVAAQRSATTARLDELERSVFGGEGGSAEEVAWGLLRDGLVMDAETEMRWLDRCAEVLGASRPSPFPLSTTKPRRGRPAKAATTP
- a CDS encoding FadR/GntR family transcriptional regulator: MTDPVDVSPADGVTAEDAVLRPVREQNAFEETVSRLLQTIRLGLVAPGEALPSERDLATRLAVSRDTVRAAITSLAEAGYLVSRRGRYGGTFVSESLPEPAGAPSEEPGVRPSSAEIEDALVFRSILEVGAARAAAARTLTAAERELLWSSLRESRSATGDDYRRLDSRLHLVIGELTGSPSLLPALADNRMRVNRLLDGIPLLDRNIRHSNEQHETITIAILTGDVEGAGAAMAEHLDGSAALLRGFLS
- a CDS encoding 3-oxoacyl-ACP reductase, translated to MTIDRIDLTARLGGRIAVVTGGGSGIGLATARRFAAEGATVVIADLDEAAGAAAAEEVGGSFVATNVADQESVDALFDGTAETHGRVDIAFNNAGISPADDDSIETTELPAWQRVQDVNLTSVYLCSRAALRHMVRQRSGSIINTASFVALLGSATSQISYTASKGGVLALTRELGVQFARQGIRVNALCPGPVNTPLLQELFASDPERAARRLVHVPMGRFAEAEELAAAVAFLASDDASFITASTFSVDGGIGSAYVTPL
- a CDS encoding aldehyde dehydrogenase family protein → MTTALVNPATGRTFADVPSTSIEETDEAVARALVAQREWARRAPADRAAALRSFAGAVDAAIEELAGLEATNSGHPIGQARWEAGHVRDVLQYYAAAPERLAGAQIPVAGGLDITFHDPVGVVGVITPWNFPMTIASWAFAPALAAGNAVVLKPAEWTPLTSLRLAAIALEAGLPEHLFQVLPGLGPVVGERLVTHPDVRKVVFTGSTATGKRVMALAAEQVKQVTLELGGKSANIVFADSDLERAARTAPSGVFENAGQDCCARSRILVERSVLDRFLELLEPAVAAVAVGDPLDESTEMGPLVSRQHLSKVEGFVPAGAPVAFRGSAPSGDGFWFPPTVLLPSRTDRAFREEIFGPVVSVVPFDDEADAIGLANDSPYGLSGSIWTRDLSRAVRVSRAVESGNLSVNSHSSVRYSTPFGGFKHSGVGRELGPDAPLAFTETKNVFFAIDDAPPSTPSPSTTAPSASAPSEETT
- a CDS encoding gamma-glutamyl-gamma-aminobutyrate hydrolase family protein; the encoded protein is MVSNDSESRRPVIGVTTYLEQASCGVWDTPASFLPNAYIESVTRAGGTVVLLPPQPVDPASLARVIDGLDGLVLTGGKDVDPARYGQSAHALTDEPRRDRDAWEFALLEHALEVDLPVLGICRGAQVLNVLRGGSLHQHLPDVVGHERYQLGGGIFSTVEAEVAPATRLAAILGGSVTATVYHHQAIDELGAGLVRSAVTSDGVIEAIEAPDSRFVVAVQWHPEEDLADPRLFAALVTAASTEGAPA
- a CDS encoding glutamine synthetase family protein, which translates into the protein MASTGNLTLERLGELTGTGQIDTVIVAFTDMQGRLVGKRVSARLFMEEVAAHGAECCNYLLAVDVEMNTVAGYSMSSWETGYGDMAMIPDLDTLRLTPWLRGTALVTADLHWLDERAVEQSPRRILQRQIERLAERGLAPFVGTELEFIVFDDGYREAWKRGYRDLTPATDYNIDYALQASTRMEPLLRDIRVSMDGAGMYCEGVKGECNLGQQEIAFRYTDALGTCDNHSVYKNGAKEIAEAHGKSLTFMAKFNEREGNSCHIHLSLRGTDGSFVFADDAEPDGMSRLFRHFVAGQLATLRELTLFLAPNINSYKRYADGSFAPTAVAWGFDNRTCSVRVVGHGPSMRMENRVPGGDVNPYLAVAALIAGGLHGIDQELELGDPLAGNAYESDAERVPSTLREAAELFAASDVAKEAFGEEVVAHYLNAAAVEQRAFDSAVTDWERVRGFERL